One Nicotiana tabacum cultivar K326 chromosome 23, ASM71507v2, whole genome shotgun sequence genomic window, CACATTCTTATCTCTGCACCTCAGGAAAATAAACATTTTTCCGTGATCGATTTATAGTGAGGCAAGGTTGCTGCAAAGAAAAGTGTTTCACCGTCAACCTAATTATCTAACAggagttaaaaaaaaattggcaATTGTGCCTAAGAATGTTCAAGAAAGACTGCCTACTTATCCTAGACCATAGTATCTTTTCTATATTCATGGccttaataaaattaaaaaacatCATTGCACCTTCAACTATAGATGCAATGAAGCCTTCAGCCACCTTCAGGTTTACTTGGGTTCAGTATATATATCTCTTTAAATACAAGGAAAATACGAAACAGTGCTGAGATAAAGAAAGAGATTTATAGAGTTGTCAATCATACAAACTGAAATAATCTTTTGCCGAGGTTTCTGTTTCTTTTTCGTCTAACTTTTGGATCTTATCCAATTTATTCATTTTATGGTGTCGAATGCCATATTATGTTCATAAAACCTCATTTTTTACTTTCAGGTCAGGTCCAAGAGGACGAGGACAGTAAAATTTTGCAGTATTGTAGCATTGATGGGAAGGGGAAGAAATCTATGGGGGAAATGGAGCAAGAGTTTCTTCAAGCACTACAAGTAATGAAGTCCAGCTTTTCTATTCCATTCCCttgatattttctcttttcttgagATTGAGGCTTCTGTATCTGCATTGCTAGTTCTCACTCCCCCTTCTAACAAAACACAAATGGCTTTGTCTTGGCTGTGTATTACAGTCATTCTATTATGAAGGAAAGGCCATCATGTCAAATGAGGAATTTGATAACCTCAAGGAAGAATTAATGTGGGAAGGGAGCAGCGTTGTCATGCTAAGTATAGAATAAtttcattttaattatcaaaattTCCACAATATGGTCCTTGTATGACTTCAATATGGGCTTTTAAGTAGTTTAAATGACAGCAAACTCCTCTTAATGTAGGTGCCGATGAACAGAGATTTCTGGAAGCCTCTATGGCATATGTATCTGGAAATCCGATTATGACAGATCAAGAGTTTGACAAGCTGAAGTTGAAACTTAAGGTGCTTTCCTATTAGTCAATCAAATTCTTATATATTAAGTGTTTAGTATTAGCTTGGTATTGAATGTTATTATGAAGTTTCCCTTTACATATAAAAAACACCTGAAGAGTAAGAGCAAAGTAATTTTTGTTTTGACACTGTTGCCTGTAGGTATAATAAAGTGACTGATTACTTGGTATAAGCTCAGGTTCTGTAATATCAACAATTATCTAGTACTTACTTTTCTTATCGGCTACTTTTAAGTTTGACTGGTAACTAATATGGGGTTATTCGATTATCACAATAAAGGCTGTTCTTCTATTTACTGTCCCCATGAACATGGCCATACTAGAAATACTTTGCTACTTTTTTCTTGTTCTCTTATGCTGTTCTCTAAATTCTCTGTATTTTTATCTCTTAAATTCTAGATGGATGGCAGTGATATTGTGGTTGAGGGTCCACGGTGCAGTCTCCGTAGTAGAAAGGTTTGTCCTTCATTTTTTCCATCTGCACTACGAGGACGTGTTACATTTTTGCCATTATGTATACTCATATTATGCCTTTGATCAAATTTACTGCAGGTTTATAGTGACCTTTATGTAGATTATCTGAGGATGTTCTTGCTAAATGTCCCCTCAGCTGTTGTTGCGCTTGGATTGTGAGTAGCAGTTCTTTCTCTTTCAGTACAACTTCACAATTGCTTCACAAAAAACGTTTACTTCTTTCAGGAAGTAAGAAAAGGAGAAAACTTGTATTAGAAAGTGTGAAGGTTGTTCTTTCTCGCATCTGTGTTTATAATGTGACATTTATACCTTGGGAACGGGACCATAGTTTGAGAtagtaaaagaagaagaaacacagACAACCAACTTCAAAAATAAGGATAACTAGCTCTCTCTTAAAGTTTTTTCCGCCTGACCCTAATGTTTCCATCAATTTTATTGTATCTTGATGATCTTCACACTTCGTGTCAAAAAAAGGGAAGGCAAAAAGATAGCACCATATTTATTTGTGTTCTTAGTTCATAAAGCAGTACTCCCAATTTTCTTTAATATAGTTTATTTGGCTGCTGTATTACAGGTTCTTCTTCCTCGACGATATCACTGGATTTGAGATCACCTATCTTTTGGAGGTAAATATATATCATTCCCTTGCCTggttcttctctttttctccctAGTCAAAGTGATTAAGTGCAGAATATTCTGCATTAGCTTGATCAAAAACTTGTGAACGTTCATTAGCTTTAGCAAAGTGATAGGAAGTTGGAATATCTCAAAGCATAAGACAATACTAACATGGGAGGCGATTCTAGTTGGATTTGAAATAGCATAGCAGAATGTCTCTGAATGTATTAATCGAGGCAATATATGGTAAATTAGGAGTTCAAACTAGTTTCTCAAAAGGATTTGAAGTACCAGTGGTGTTGGTAATTACGCCTAATCTTTGTGAGAGGAGTTAATAATTACTATTACTCTTGTGCAAAGTCTGCATATGTGGTCCTATATTTGTATTCATGCACATGTTGGAAATAAGAATTCAACTGGTTCCTTGTAAATTAGTTCTAAATCTGTCTATGATTGTCTCTGCTTGTCCTAATGATTCTTCGCCATTCCTGGGAAAAACTAACTCTGatcctttttctttctctccaAAACTAAAGATAATCTGTGGTTCGTATATTTGCAGCTTCCGGAGCCATTCAGTTTCATTTTCACGTGGTTTGCTGCTTTGCCCTTCATATTGTGGCTATCCTTTACAATTACAAACGCTATCATTAAAGATTTTCTGATCTTGAAGGTATAAGTTCATAAGCTTTCTATATGATGATGTAAAGGTTGTATCTATTTCAAATTAATACATGATAAGCTTAAATTTCAGGGCCCCTGTCCGAATTGTGGAACAGAAAACACTTCCTTCTTCGGTACCATATTATCTGTGTCTAGTGGAGGTAACACTAACAAAGTGAAATGCACAAAGTAAGTCCAAAAGTATCTTCTAAGAAACCTTATCATCATTCTCTACTTTATCTATATCTCCATAGTCTAAATCTGTAGTGATTTTGGCACAGATTTGTGGGACGGATATGGTCTATGATTCTGGCACACGTTTAATCACATTGCCGGAAGGAAGTAGTGCATGAGTCTAGGTACATATTCTCTTTTATTGTTACTTAAGGACGATAACATAAGATgattttttttaacaacaaacaagtTATCATCTATATATTTTCTAGCCATGTCTTTAATCAAACCAGTTAGCTTATTTGCTTGTATGCATTGAGAACTTAACAGTTCGAGACAGAGTATAAACACAACGCCAAATCTAAAAAGCATATAGATGTAAAGAAGCTGACCCTTCATTGCTCTATTGTCCTCTGAGAGGACTGTTAATGACCAGTTTGCAAGACGGTCTGCAGATGAGAGTGGACTTTTGGTTGCCTAGTTCTTTCCTGACATCAGATTTAAGAAACTAAACTATTTACCCTCTATTGATTAGGACAAGAATAAGTTGAGTAGCAGTAAATCTTGTTTTGTCAACAAAATTGTGATTCCACTGTTCTAACTTCAAAAATAGAATCTAAAGGTTAAGAAGTAGTACTTCTACATAACATGCATACCACTGGAAAAGTTTCACCAATTAGCGAATGCGGCATTGTTATGTTCAGTTCTTCTCTATACCAAGTTCTCAATCTAGAAGATGTTCCTTTAAGGCATAAACTTATTACTGTCTCTTGAAGTTCTAAAACATTCGCATCGGATCAtgtctttttctttgtagttttgGTGGTATAAAATGATGGTAACTGTTAAACCATCCTGGTTTCTTAAAACATTACTTGTAAAATGCAGGGCGATTCTATGTGTGAGACATCTGCAAACAGATTGCACTAACGCCAACTGCATGGGAGAGCGATCATATCATGGTTATTTTGAGGGcaatttgtaaaaataaaaaaaaatttcctATGTTAAATGGTGGATGCTTTGCAATTTGCAGCATGTCAATCTGTAGTTAAGTAATGTATATTATGCATGTATATACCACAGGTAAAATTTAACACTGTGTAAGCACAGGTGATCATATGAATGTTTTGATTCAGATTATCATCTTGAATAGAGTTGAATTGTTTTTCTCAGTTAGTGGTGAAGCCAGAAATTTCctcaagggtgttcaaacttgaaagaaatgaagaaaaattccTCGATAAAGGGTGTTTAGTATATGTTATATACCGCTAAAACATAATACTTTACCTATATATCGACGAAGGGTGATCAATTGACCACCCTTTAACAAATGTAGCTACGCCCCTGTTCTGAGTTTCCCTTTCTTGAATGCCACAtaatagccaaaataatttgcaGAGTCAGTTGTGGATCCAATCATGAGTGCGTGTATTCAGAAAATTAGAGTCAAACCATTTATGTCTGCGCACAAAAGCAAGTATAGATTGACTTAGATAAACATTTTACAACTCACTCTCTCAACTCAGAACTCACAGTTTCTAAATTTTAGATCCGCCATTGACTATAATTAATCATcttcaaaaagtaaaaaatgattAATTCTGCTGCAATGAACGTTGAATTTGTCCTGATTTCCATAATCTACTTGCCACGTATCCATGCATACTAAACTCTCTCCTCCTCTTAttgttttttaaattaattattctttCTACCCTTCAAGATTTCTTGAAATTATTTGTCGGAAGGCCGATTACAACTACACATACAAAATTCAGAGAATTTAGAGTCAATTTCAAGTTCAATGTTAGCCTACATTCTTAGAACATTTCTattgttaagaaaaaaaaatgaatctAACGAACAGTTCTGCTAAGCACAATAGCATAAAACCTGCTCGCACGTTGCCAAAAGCAAATTAAATGTAGTTTGGTTACGTGGTATAAAGATAAATAAATTCTATAACAAAAAAGTTGACTTTATAGCCTAACATGTTCGTGGGGGCACGAAGGCTACATTTTCTTATTCCTTACTTAAACACAAACTATAAAAGGCTTAAGTTACAAGTCAATTAAGCCATAACAAAATTTTCTGAAGTGAAGCATTAGGAAATTACAAGCAACAATGGCATCTTTCAACTGCAGATGGATATTGAGTTTCTTCCTCATTGCGACAATGGCACTTTTTCACCAAGCAATAGCCTCTGGCTACTATACCACCCCTAAGTTTAAAGCCATGCCTTGGAAGCTTGCTTATGCCACGTTCTATGGAGACGAGACTGCTTCTGAGACAATGGGTGCGTTACACTATAGTCAATCAACTATCCTTCGATTTCAAACTAATTCAGACAGTTATTGAATTTTAACTTGTTGTAGCAGATAACACTATCTTATTTTCAGATTACTAATTCCGTTCGTTATTGTAGGAGGAGCCTGTGGATATGGTAACTTGTTCAATTCTGGTTATGGAACAGCAACTGCAGCATTGAGCACAGTACTATTTAGCAATGGATATTCATGTGGGCAATGCTTCCAAATACAGTGTGTGAAATCTAAATTTTGCTACAAAGGATTTACCACAGTTACAGCCACAAATCTCTGCCCACCCAATTGGGCCCAAGACTCCAACCATGGTGGCTGGTGCAACCCACCACGTCAGCACTTTGACATGGCTAAACCTGCTTTCATGAAAATTGCTCAAtggaaagctggcattgtccccgtTATGTATCGCAGGTATGTATGTTACGATACATAAAATTACCCTGATAGTATATAAAAGAAATTCTAAATCAAGAGTTAAAAATCAATTTAAGGACGAGTAAGTTGCTCTAGTAACagaacacctccatcatcaaCTAGTAGGTTGAAGATTCGAGTCATATAACTTtaagaaattattttatatttgaacTTTGTCCATCCAATTTAAGCTAATCTTGTATCATTTCTTGCATCTCTAATGTGGTGATCTCTAATGTGGTGTTACTTATTTGTGGTTGCAGGGTACCTTGCATTAAGAAAGGCGGGATCCGGTTCGCATTCCAAGGAAACGGTTACTGGTTATTGGTATACGTGATGAACGTCGCCGGAGGGGGTGACGTGGCAAGCATGTGGGTGAAGGGAAGCAAAACAGGGTGGATAAGCATGAGCCATAATTGGGGAGCATCATACCAAGCATTTGCAACACTTGCAGGACAATCTCTTTCTTTCAAGCTCACTTCCTACACAAATCATGAGACTATTATAGCTTACAATGTTGCACCTTCTAATTGGCATGTAGGCATGACTTACCAAGCCAAAGTCAACTTCCATTAGTCACGTAATGAGTTAAATATTGGCTAATGCAGATTAGTCAGATCAGTGAATTTTAAATACTTTCATCTAATCCTCTAGTAATCATGAGCCTCAACAAAGGCCGGATTTCTTGGGTTTTCACTATCTAGGCGCCCCGAAGGAGTGGTGCTATAGTTTTTACCGCAGcctttagttttattttaagatgTTATACCTAGTCTTCAACACCCGTTTAAATAAGGATTGTACATTTCTTGTATCTACTGATCATTTATAGTTACTATAATTTCTCTTTCGAGTTTTGTAAGATTCCGGACTGTGACATTCCAATTAGTGAAAATAAAGACACACATTAAAGATTGTCCTCAGGGCTAACGAAAGAGAATCGCACCAAAGCTAATTCTAGCAATAATGGACAAATACTATAGTACTCTATAGTCTATACTCGTTTTGCTCTAATTTATCCATTGAAGATAAGTAGGCAGCACGGATTACGAAATACCCACTAATAGTGGTACATAAATACTGAATTTTAATCTTTCCTCTAATCATAAGAGTGGCCTTCTATCTAGTCAAGAAGTCAATATGAGaaaattattaaatacttgaGATGTATGGCAATAGAGAAGCAAAATTAAGCTTATTCATCTAATCAACAAATTAAGTGAAATGCACAAAGTTCGTTCAAAAGTGTCTGCTAGGGAATCTTATCATCATTCTCATGTATATGTTATGTTAAAAAAATGGACCTAACTCAACCCAAAGAAAAGATGCTTATTTTATGTATAGAATGTGAGCAAAAACAGAGAAGAGAAGAAGACAATACTGTAAATTAAAAACAGAGAATAGAGAGAGTCAACAGGCTGAGGTAAAAGAAACTGCATTTTCTGGTCTATTTAGTTCTCTGCAACTCAGATTTTTATAGACAAAAGATACAACAAATTTAAGCAACAAAATCAGGAACTACTCTAACAGCTTATTACTCCTAAAGATTAGGAAACAAACCCATGATAAATTGCTCTAACATTATATGATGCTGATCTTTTTGTAGACTCAAGTTAAACTGATAAACCATACTGAACAACAGTGATAACTTTACTCGTAAATGCAGGGTGATTATATGTATGAGACATCTGCAAAGAGATTGCACTAACACCAGTTTGCAAATGCATGGGAGCAGTGGCGGCTCAACGGATCTTATGGCCTAAGGCGAAATCATATTAAGAGgcccttaaatttattttataattgttTTACACTAACAACAAAATTTGCTTTCTAAAcaacaaattaattatttaagacAAAAAATAgcgaattaaaaaataaaaataaaaagtaggaAGAAGAACACAAAAAATAAAGTGGTGGATTAACGGATATTGAGCTCTAGAActcaaagtgaaaattttgatttggCTATCATCAcaatcaaaaaaagaaataaacgTACATAGCGTAATAACTTAAATTTTGAGCATTGACGGTGTCAAAAATATTTATTCCTTCTGATTAGTTTAAACGAGAATTGTAGTTCATTCTATTAATTAGTTGCACTTATTggtgaatatctaaaataaattataaataacctAATATACTATATTGAATTACACTAAAATAAAGCAGGTGCATGAATGCTTTTGTGTTCATGCAGTTTCAGAGAAGATTGTAAAAGAAATTTATGTTGTTGATAGATATAACTTAATTTCtatataaaaggataaaattaaTATTGAAGAGTGAGCAATTATACTAACTAATGAGTGAGaaatttttcataatttatgAACTTATTGGTATAAAACAACCtcaatcaaataataaaaaatacattgtAACACTTCTCTTTATGATAATTATTCATATAAACTATGTAGTATATAGTAATCATAATAATAAGAGCTTAAAGTATATCTGGGCCTTCAAATTTTGAGGGCGTAACGCAATGGCATCACTGACCTAGCCTTTAGAGCCGCCCTGCATGGGAGAGAGATTATATCAATAAGTACattattcttttaattaattattcctTCTACTCTTCAAgattttattgaaattatttgTCGGAAGACCAATGCAACTAATCATATCAAAATTCAGAGAATTTAGAATCAAATTTTAAGTTCAATGTTAGCTTACATTCTTAGAACATTTCTATTAAGAAAAAAAGGAATCTAGAAAACAGTACGGTGGGCTAAGTACAAATACCCTAAAACCTGCCCGCACTATGCCAGTAACAAATGTAACAGACCTTGTAGTTTGGTTACGTGGTACAAAGATAAATAAATTCAATAACAAAACATTTGACTTTATAACCTAACATGTTCGTGGGGGCACGAAGGCTACATTTTCTTGTCCCTTAGACACAAACTATAAAAGGCCTAAGTTAcaagtaggggtgttcatggttcggtttgagtcggtttttttcgaaaaaaaaatcaaatcaagtaagtcggttttttaaatattgaaaccaaaccGAACCAATTAAATcagttttttatcgattcggtttgATTCGGTTTTTGTCGTTTTTTCGGTTTTTTTCGGTTATTCATcagttttttttcttaaatatgagacatacactaccaaacgcatattTCGACGACtatattttcaacgtaacactattaaattaattgctctttgagaaatctatcatttaccaagatatattgatgataattgaatcaaatagtgatgaataattaaagcactcaattaaaaattgattatttttaacatgaaatagattcttgtacttagcaaaagaaaactaccaatcaaacaaGAATATAAATGCAAAGAATtggattattataatagcaaagaactagactgaaaatataaatgaatagtatgtaccataaaattttagaaacttatatatatatatatatatatatatatatatatatatatatatatatatatatatatatatatatatataataataataataaatttaaatagctacttttatagtcggtttgattcgattttttttattaaaactaaaaccaaaccaaatttgattggtttttaaaattcaaaaccaaaaccaaaccaaacctgtcacgaccccaaatttcctccgtaggatgtcgtgatggcacctagtctctaagactaggtaagcctatcaatgcagaataataataaatatctaaaataaataaattacaattcaaacaatttcaactcccaaaacccggtagaaataagtcacaggcttctaagaatttattctctatgtctctatacatcagagtctaaagcaaataaggaagacaacatagtaagatagaaggggactccggagtctacggacgctggtagatatacctcgaagtctcctcgtacaagCTATTTTACTGATGCATgatctgataagatgtacctggatctgcacaaaaagatgtgcagaagcgtagtatgagtacaccacaacggtactcagtaagtgccaagcctaacctcggtagagtagtgacgaggtcaggtcagaccctactggagaataaataatagcatggtaaaatgtttaaacaatattataagataaaatgacaatggaaatgaatcaagtagtatgtcatatttaattaaatcaaataatggcaaataaatacctcgtggaaataaaacagaattctttccaactttaagaaaatcacaataataatcaaaggcaaatgcggccataaatcaatatcaataagggcactcccgaggtaccgcctcgtagtcccaaatcataaacaaattcacaatatctcatttccttatctcaccgcgggagccttcacaatttattttaaagaaaacattttttttccgaaatagcatcccgcgttttagccatccttatcacaccgcatgacttctagtggttccccctactagccacgcgtatcaagccatccttatctcaccgcatgtgtttcaatacccagaccttataccaccgcatacgtatcaatatcacaatttgcacctcaggtgttcaaataatttaacttgccaaaataatttaacaacaatattttttcacaataaagagctcacggctcatgtaaaaataattcaacaataatattttttcacaataaagagctcactgctcatgtcaaaataattcaacaataatatttttccacaataaagagctcactgctccatcacaatgagtacgaaaatcttacaaaaatattcaagagtaaataattcaggaaaataatatttcaaaacctTTAATACGTtacttcaatatcaagtttaaaaatgtcaaatacttcatattaataatatttaatttaaagaaaatcaaccttcaaataatacacataataaaagaaatcaagttccaattaaacagata contains:
- the LOC107819372 gene encoding expansin-A7-like, which translates into the protein MASFNCRWILSFFLIATMALFHQAIASGYYTTPKFKAMPWKLAYATFYGDETASETMGGACGYGNLFNSGYGTATAALSTVLFSNGYSCGQCFQIQCVKSKFCYKGFTTVTATNLCPPNWAQDSNHGGWCNPPRQHFDMAKPAFMKIAQWKAGIVPVMYRRVPCIKKGGIRFAFQGNGYWLLVYVMNVAGGGDVASMWVKGSKTGWISMSHNWGASYQAFATLAGQSLSFKLTSYTNHETIIAYNVAPSNWHVGMTYQAKVNFH
- the LOC107819369 gene encoding PGR5-like protein 1A, chloroplastic, giving the protein MATKLGFSMTSSRLFHAPFKRPIFSASSSPRLPLIPFGASRKLSIRKRLLVLSPKATTDQPGQVQEDEDSKILQYCSIDGKGKKSMGEMEQEFLQALQSFYYEGKAIMSNEEFDNLKEELMWEGSSVVMLSADEQRFLEASMAYVSGNPIMTDQEFDKLKLKLKMDGSDIVVEGPRCSLRSRKVYSDLYVDYLRMFLLNVPSAVVALGLFFFLDDITGFEITYLLELPEPFSFIFTWFAALPFILWLSFTITNAIIKDFLILKGPCPNCGTENTSFFGTILSVSSGGNTNKVKCTK